The proteins below come from a single Saccharopolyspora sp. SCSIO 74807 genomic window:
- a CDS encoding DUF397 domain-containing protein — MAAVVRVRDSKDRSAVLRFRREQWRSFVADLKRRESPFPARRIAAVLRANAPAPFCSGTPGADVKRSV, encoded by the coding sequence GTGGCGGCGGTGGTCCGCGTCCGGGATTCCAAGGACCGTTCCGCGGTGTTGCGCTTCCGCCGCGAGCAGTGGCGCAGCTTCGTCGCCGACCTCAAGCGGCGCGAATCGCCGTTTCCCGCGCGGCGCATTGCCGCAGTTCTGCGCGCGAATGCGCCCGCACCGTTTTGCAGCGGCACACCGGGAGCGGACGTCAAGCGATCTGTGTGA
- a CDS encoding helix-turn-helix transcriptional regulator: MSDTPRARALGKELRSARAESGLTMRQVGSLIGCSEAKVSRLETARRRLSPPTVRAFLDALDVRGGERDRLLRMAHDIDRTAWWESGGGLPAQLTELADAESRAVRITELSEVLIPGLLQIPEYSRALFAATEVEPQHRDRLVAARLARQQILNEPDPVRYLVLLDEAALCRAVGGRLVMADQLRAVLKTARLPNVTLQVMPFSLGGHTGLDGPFLLLEFERSKPLVHLEQRRCGAFLDAPEDVTPFQRARSTLCRTAMSPARSADLVAAYADAYEREEDTGDGRREALAEVELQR, encoded by the coding sequence ATGTCGGACACACCGCGAGCTCGTGCTCTGGGAAAGGAATTGCGCTCCGCACGGGCGGAGTCCGGGTTGACGATGCGCCAGGTCGGCAGCTTGATCGGCTGTTCGGAAGCAAAGGTCAGCCGGCTGGAGACCGCCCGGCGCAGACTGTCCCCGCCCACCGTGCGCGCGTTCCTGGACGCGCTCGACGTGCGCGGCGGGGAACGGGACCGGCTGCTGCGGATGGCGCACGACATCGATCGCACCGCCTGGTGGGAATCCGGCGGCGGGCTGCCCGCCCAGCTCACCGAACTCGCCGACGCGGAAAGCCGCGCGGTGCGCATCACCGAACTGTCCGAAGTGCTCATTCCAGGGCTGCTGCAGATCCCGGAGTACTCCCGCGCGCTGTTCGCCGCGACCGAAGTGGAACCGCAGCACCGCGACCGGCTCGTCGCGGCCCGGCTGGCGCGCCAGCAGATCTTGAACGAGCCGGATCCGGTGCGCTACCTGGTGCTGCTGGACGAGGCGGCGCTGTGCCGGGCGGTCGGCGGCAGGTTGGTGATGGCCGACCAGTTGCGCGCGGTGCTCAAAACGGCCCGGCTGCCGAACGTGACGCTGCAGGTGATGCCGTTCTCGCTCGGCGGGCACACCGGGCTGGACGGCCCGTTCCTGCTGCTGGAGTTCGAGCGGAGCAAGCCGCTGGTGCACTTGGAGCAGCGGCGCTGCGGCGCATTCCTCGATGCTCCGGAAGATGTCACCCCGTTCCAGCGCGCTCGCTCTACGCTGTGCCGGACCGCGATGAGCCCGGCGCGTTCGGCCGACCTCGTCGCGGCCTATGCCGATGCGTACGAGCGTGAGGAGGACACCGGTGATGGGCGGCGGGAAGCGCTGGCGGAAGTCGAGCTACAGCGGTAG